Genomic DNA from Haloterrigena alkaliphila:
CTTTCGGGGACTGACACCGTCCCCGCCGGCGACCGCGAGCCCGCTGCCGACGATGGCGCTCACGATGATCTCGTTGAACGAGACCGGAACACCCAACAGGACCGCGGTCTGTGCGATGAGAAACGAGGGGACGAGCGTCGAAATCGATCGGCGCGGCCCCAGCGACGCGTACTCCTGTGAGATCGACTTGATCATCCGCGGTGCGCTCGTCCAGGAGCCGACGAGGATCCCGACGCCGCCGCCGAGCAACACGACGATCGGTGATACCATCGACAAGTCCTCGAGCAGCGGGAACAGCGGGCCGACGGCCAACCCGACCTGACTCGCGCCCGCCGAGAACGCCACGAGTGCGCCGAGCGAGAGCAGGAATCGGCGCAGGCCGCCGGCCTGATCGCGGCCGACGTCCCAGCGAACGACGGCTGTGGCGGCGGCGCCAATGCCGAGCGAGATCGCGACCGTGGCGGCGGCGCCGTCGGCGGGAATGAGCGTACTTCCGGCGGCGGCGAGCGTTCCCCCGACCGACGAGCAAAACGAGAACTCGAGATTCGCGACCACGACGCCGACGATCCCGGCAAGGATCGGGACGCTGACGTCCTCGGGGACGTCGGGTCGCGGGAGGATACTGGCGAGACCGTAGGCGATGCCCCCGCCGACGAACGGCGTGAGGACCCACACCGCGCCGATTTCGGCGTACTTCCCCCAGGCCGGATCGCCGCCGAGCGCGAAGCCGACGCCGATGACCGACCCGGTCACGGTAAATGCGGTCGCGATCGGATAGCCGGTATAGATACCGATCGCCATCAGTCCGGCGCCGATCAGCAAGACGACGATGACACCGCTGACCGGGAGGCTGACCCCCTCGACGAGCCCCTTCCCGACGGCTTTGGAGACACTTCCACCCTGGATTACTGCACCAGCGAAGCCGAGGATACCGACGAAAAACGCCGCACGCATTGTGGAAATAGCGTTCGCACCGACGGCCGGTGCGAACGGGGTCGCCCCGCTCGAGCCGGCGCCAATTACCCAGGCCATGAACAGGCTCGCGACGGCCGCGGTGGCGAACAGCAGTATCGTTGCGGGTTCCATCAGTGTATAGAAAGCTGCGATTTAGTTATCGAAATTTGACCGACGTTAGTCGGCACCCGCCGGGGCGGCGTCGGCCGCGGCGCGCTTGCTTCGCCAGACTCCCTGCAGGTAGGCGCCGGCGAACATGCCAGCGAGCGCCCACAGGATGGTGATGTTGCCGACCCCGAGGCTGGCGTAGGCGGCGCCGGGACAGATGCCCGAGAGGCCCCAACCGACGCCGAAGATCGCGCCGCCGACCAGGACGTTCCGGTCGAACGGCTTCAGCCGGCGTTCGTACCGATCGCCCGTCAGCGGCGCGCTGTCTCGGATCCGGGGCATCACGGAGAAGGCGATCCCGGAGACGATCGCCGCGCCGAACATGACGAACAGCAGTCCGAAGTCCTCGAACTGCAGGAAGTTCAGCACGACCTCCGGACGCGCCATCTGGCTGAACCCGAGCCCGAACCCGAAGATCAGGCCGCCGACGAAGATCAGCGGCATGAACAGCGGGTGGCGATCCTCGCTCATGGCGACACCCCCATCGCGGCGACGATCTGCGCGGTCCCGATGGCGACGGTCAGGAACGTCGCCACGCCGACGATCGACGTCTTCGACGCCGAACCGACGCCGCAGACGCCGTGGCCGGACGTACATCCCTTGCCGATTCGGGTGCCGATCCCGACCAGGAGGCCGCCCAGGAACAGCCGCCACGGCTGGACGGAGGTCGACCAGAGCGTCACGCCGCCGACCTCGTACAGTTCGCCGGTCGTTCCGGCCTCGTAGAGCGAAGTCGTGATCACCCCGGACTGGACCGTCGCCGCGAACGCCAGCCCACCCAGGATGATGCCGAGCGTGAACACGACGCGCCAATCTCGGGACGAAACGTACTGCTGGAACCGCGACTGCCCGGAGACGTACGACAGCGTCGACTCGAGGAACGTGCTCGCCCCGGCCGGGATGCCGGTCCCGACGTAGATCACGACCGCGCCGAAACCGACGAGCAACCCGCCGACGGCGTAGCGGCTGATCCCGTTGGGAAACAGCTCGGCGGCCAGTTGGAGTGGGACTGGGTCAGTTACCATTGGGCGTTAGTCACCCGCTAGCGATTCCTGACTGGCCGCGCAGTTGTTCGGGCCGAGCTCGAGTTCGAACGCTTCCTCGTCGTCGGCCTCCTGCTGGCCGAGGTTCGTGGGGATGATATCCTCGTAGTTGGCCGGCCGGGGCGGCATGTCCGAGAGGATCAGCTCGACGAATTCGTCCTCGTCCATCGTCAAGGCGTCCATCTCCACCTCGAGTTGGCCGATCGGTGCCGTGTAGGTGCCATCGTCGGCGGGTTCGGCGGAGTCGCTGAAGTGCGCGCCGCCGATCAGCGTGTCGTCGGGCAGGGTCAGCACGCGCTCTTGCAGCGTCTCGTAGAGCTGTCGCGCGGCGTCTTCTGCGCCCTCGTCGCCCTCCTCTAAATCGGGGCGGGCGACACTCTCGACGAACAGACCGTCGCCGGTCGCAAGCAGCGAGTCGTCGATCAGATACGAGGTCATCCCGGAGGTGTGTCCGGGCGTGTAGACGGTCTCGATGGTGGCCTCACCGACTTCGAACTCGTCGCCGTCCGCCGCGAGAGTCATCTCGTCGGCGTAGGTGACACCGCGGTCGACCGCCGCCTCGGGGATGACGCCCTCGACGCCTTCTGCGTCGAGATTACGGACGCCCGAGATGTGGTCCGCGTGGATGTGCGTGTCGATCGCGTACTGCAGGTCGGCGCCGAGGTCGTCGACGTCCTCGAGGTACCGATCCGTGAACGCGCGCAGCGGATCGATCACGGCCGCCTCGTCGCCGTCGACGACGAGGTAGCCGAGACAGCCGCTCGAGGGACGCTGGTACTGGTAGAGCGTCCCCGCACCGTCGTAGCGTTCGACTTCCACGCGCTCGTAGATGCGCGCCCAGCCGTTCATCCCGTCCTCGAGGTGATCGACGTCGTAGCCGCGCTCTTTCAGCGTCGCGGCGACGTACTCGCTCGAGCCCCCCTTCGCACAGAGAACCGTAATTTCGCGGTCATCGGGAATCTGTGCAAGGACATCGTCGTCAATTTCGTCGTCCAGGAACTCGAAGTACGGGATGTTGATCGATTCGACGGTCTCTCCGTCGATCTTCCACTCGTTGTACTCCGATTCCATGCGGGTATCGAGGAGCGTGACGTCCTCGTCCGCGTCGATTTGGTCCTTTAATTCGTCTGGACTGACCGATTCGATCTCGACGTCCGGCATTGGAAGATCCATATCGTCCATGTTGTACAGTTTCCAGTATCGGCTACTGGCACTTAAGGGTTTGTATAGTATTTCCTATTATCTACAATACAGTCTAGCCAGATACACGCTCATTTAGATCAAATGCCTGTATACGGGCGATACTAACTAGTTACTGCCTTCCTCTGGACCAGGGGTATTCGTGTATTGCACAATAACCGGAGGCCTTATATGGGTGCACCCAATATTGTGCAATAGCTCCAATACGGAGCATAGAACGAAATCATGAGTTCGGAATACCAGACCACGGAGACGCTTGACGTGAAAGGACAGTCCTGCCCGATGCCCATCGTGAAGACCAAGCAAGCGATCGACGACCTCGAGGCCGGCGACGTCCTGGAGGTCGTCGCGACTGACTCGGGCAGCATGAGCGACATTCAGGGGTGGGCCGACGGCACCGACGGCGTCGAACTCCTCGAGCAAGTCGAAGGGAACGACATCTACACCCACTACGTGAAGAAGACGGAATAATGAGCACGGACAATCAAACGACACCGATCGAAGACGGCGAGGCGGACGTCGAATCCGAATCCAACGCCGAGATCGACGCCGCCGAGTTGCAGGCTCTACGCGAGCGCGTCGAGGAGTTAGAGGAGTCGCTCGCAGAGGCGGACCTGGGCGACGACCAGAAGAAGATGACGATCGTGGCGACGCAGGGCAGCTTCGACATGGCGTATCCGCCGCTGATCCTCGCGAGCACCGCGGCCGCGTTCGGCTGGGAGGTCGTCGTCTTCCACACGTTCTGGGGGCTCGACATTCTCCACGAGGAGAAGTCGAAGGATCTCAAATTGAGCGCCGTCGGCAATCCCAACATGCCCGTCCCGAACGCCGTCGCCGCACTCCCCGGCATGGACACGATGGCCACGAAAATGATGCAGAAGAAGATCGACGACAACGGGACCGCCACCATCGAGGAGTTGATCGACCTCTCGCTCGAGAGCGGCGTCGATCTGCAGGCCTGTCAGATGACGATCGAGCTGATGGACTACGACGAGGACGACTTCTACGACGGCGTCACCACCGGCGTCGGCGCGGCCACCGCGTTGCAGCACATGGCTGAATCCGACATCCAGCTCCTCGTCTGAGCCATGACCGACACCGAGTCCACGCGCTCAAAGCCGAGCCTGCGCGTTCTCGAAGCGATTGCCGGCGCGGAAGGTGTCTCCCCGACTGCCCTCGAGCCGCCGCTCAACGACGTTGTGGATCCTGCTGCGCTGGACCGATTGTTTGAGCCGACCGCTACTAACGCCTCGGTCCGAGGCGGACACGTTTCGTTCCGGTACCGAGGATATGACGTAACAATCTCTTCGGATGGCACCATCGAACTGTCGTAAGAAGAGCTCAGGATTCGCTTCTACGACCCTCGACTATTGTCCTTTCATAAGCAACTAAACCCTACGGTTGAATTTTCGTTCACCAGAGACAGTAGTGAAACACCCGGGCGATGGAGTCCGCCTTCCCCAACCGCCGACACGGCTGATGACTCCTATTTCCATTTCGGTAGATGGTACGGAGACAACTCATTCGGCCCGGGGAGGCGATTGGATTGATTGCACTTGGCGGAAACCCATTCGGGGGTCGAAAAACCGCCCAAGCTGGTAGCTCTCCAGCGTTACTGGGCGGTTCCACTCTCGAGAACGGCAACGATATCGGAGAGATCGAATAGGCGGAGGTCATCACGCTCGTCTGCAGCTTCCTCGACGGAGCGTTTGAACCCAGAGCGGCTGAACAAGGCGAATTCATACGTCGGCTCACCACCTCCAGTGGGTGTCCAGTCGATGTGGGGGACGTCGTCTTCGAGATCCGCGAGCACGTCATAGCCGAGGGGAGTGTTGGTAAATTTCGCTTCGCCAGCGATCAGCGTCGACTCGTCAGTTGGTGCAACGACATCCACCTCCCGGCCCTTGTACCACCACTGGCTTGGCACCTGTGTGAGCTGGTAGTCTGCATAGAGTGCCGGCACCGCCTGGTGACAGAGCGATTCGAACGTTTCGCTGACGAAGTCGGGCAATTCCGGTTCGATGAGATCCGCGTAGGCGTTCTCGCCGTAGAGTTCGTACTGGCCCTCGCGGCCGTAGAGATAGCGGAAGTAAAACCGGAATACGGGATCTCGAATCTGGTACCGAGTCCGCTTGCTGCGCGCCGGGTCAGCGAGTGCCGGATGGTGTTTCTCGATGATCTGGAGCGTTTCCAGTCGGTCGAAGTAGTACGACGTGTTGGTGCTCTCGATACCGGCTCCTTGGGCGATCTCGTTTCGACTGCGGTTCCCGCTGGCCATCGACTCGAGAACCGAAAAATACGTGTTCACCTCGTTGAGTTCCATCTGGAGGACGGTTTCGGGCTCGTCGTGGAGTGGGCCATCCGGATCGCACAGCAGCCGCGTGATGTTCTCTCCGTGGCTCTGT
This window encodes:
- a CDS encoding inorganic phosphate transporter, which translates into the protein MEPATILLFATAAVASLFMAWVIGAGSSGATPFAPAVGANAISTMRAAFFVGILGFAGAVIQGGSVSKAVGKGLVEGVSLPVSGVIVVLLIGAGLMAIGIYTGYPIATAFTVTGSVIGVGFALGGDPAWGKYAEIGAVWVLTPFVGGGIAYGLASILPRPDVPEDVSVPILAGIVGVVVANLEFSFCSSVGGTLAAAGSTLIPADGAAATVAISLGIGAAATAVVRWDVGRDQAGGLRRFLLSLGALVAFSAGASQVGLAVGPLFPLLEDLSMVSPIVVLLGGGVGILVGSWTSAPRMIKSISQEYASLGPRRSISTLVPSFLIAQTAVLLGVPVSFNEIIVSAIVGSGLAVAGGDGVSPRKLGLTVAAWIGSFALAFGLGYGSMLLLEL
- a CDS encoding YeeE/YedE family protein, with translation MSEDRHPLFMPLIFVGGLIFGFGLGFSQMARPEVVLNFLQFEDFGLLFVMFGAAIVSGIAFSVMPRIRDSAPLTGDRYERRLKPFDRNVLVGGAIFGVGWGLSGICPGAAYASLGVGNITILWALAGMFAGAYLQGVWRSKRAAADAAPAGAD
- a CDS encoding YeeE/YedE family protein, whose amino-acid sequence is MVTDPVPLQLAAELFPNGISRYAVGGLLVGFGAVVIYVGTGIPAGASTFLESTLSYVSGQSRFQQYVSSRDWRVVFTLGIILGGLAFAATVQSGVITTSLYEAGTTGELYEVGGVTLWSTSVQPWRLFLGGLLVGIGTRIGKGCTSGHGVCGVGSASKTSIVGVATFLTVAIGTAQIVAAMGVSP
- a CDS encoding MBL fold metallo-hydrolase; amino-acid sequence: MDDMDLPMPDVEIESVSPDELKDQIDADEDVTLLDTRMESEYNEWKIDGETVESINIPYFEFLDDEIDDDVLAQIPDDREITVLCAKGGSSEYVAATLKERGYDVDHLEDGMNGWARIYERVEVERYDGAGTLYQYQRPSSGCLGYLVVDGDEAAVIDPLRAFTDRYLEDVDDLGADLQYAIDTHIHADHISGVRNLDAEGVEGVIPEAAVDRGVTYADEMTLAADGDEFEVGEATIETVYTPGHTSGMTSYLIDDSLLATGDGLFVESVARPDLEEGDEGAEDAARQLYETLQERVLTLPDDTLIGGAHFSDSAEPADDGTYTAPIGQLEVEMDALTMDEDEFVELILSDMPPRPANYEDIIPTNLGQQEADDEEAFELELGPNNCAASQESLAGD
- a CDS encoding sulfurtransferase TusA family protein, translated to MSSEYQTTETLDVKGQSCPMPIVKTKQAIDDLEAGDVLEVVATDSGSMSDIQGWADGTDGVELLEQVEGNDIYTHYVKKTE
- a CDS encoding DsrE/DsrF/DrsH-like family protein, giving the protein MSTDNQTTPIEDGEADVESESNAEIDAAELQALRERVEELEESLAEADLGDDQKKMTIVATQGSFDMAYPPLILASTAAAFGWEVVVFHTFWGLDILHEEKSKDLKLSAVGNPNMPVPNAVAALPGMDTMATKMMQKKIDDNGTATIEELIDLSLESGVDLQACQMTIELMDYDEDDFYDGVTTGVGAATALQHMAESDIQLLV
- a CDS encoding HalOD1 output domain-containing protein → MTDTESTRSKPSLRVLEAIAGAEGVSPTALEPPLNDVVDPAALDRLFEPTATNASVRGGHVSFRYRGYDVTISSDGTIELS
- a CDS encoding ATP-binding protein, translated to MDQFVNRIDELDRLQTLYESDAAELAIIYGRRQIGKSELVRQSIADRDDAVYYQAVQGTATTQLRRFVEAAATTYPDITAVKEEWEPLLAYLADRDAIIVIDEFPYLIESNEGLPSVIQHLWDTAVDESQATLVLTGSAIGMIHTHVLDGGAPLYGRVSQTPNGRLELTQLPFRSIQEFVPTYDPEERVFVYGVFGGTPRYLTPLDPSQSHGENITRLLCDPDGPLHDEPETVLQMELNEVNTYFSVLESMASGNRSRNEIAQGAGIESTNTSYYFDRLETLQIIEKHHPALADPARSKRTRYQIRDPVFRFYFRYLYGREGQYELYGENAYADLIEPELPDFVSETFESLCHQAVPALYADYQLTQVPSQWWYKGREVDVVAPTDESTLIAGEAKFTNTPLGYDVLADLEDDVPHIDWTPTGGGEPTYEFALFSRSGFKRSVEEAADERDDLRLFDLSDIVAVLESGTAQ